Within Bradymonas sediminis, the genomic segment GGCGCGGCGTGCTCCACGCGCGGGCGACCGAGTATAGCTTCGACGGGCAGCGGGCGAGCAAAACCTTCGACTTTTTGAACCGCCAGGAGACGAAGTTCGCGGTCGACCAGATCACATCTTTCTCCATCCTCACCAATCCCATCGACCGACTGCTGGGCACGATGACCCTGCGCCTGCGCTCCGTCGGCAGCGCTCAGCCGCTGGACTTTCAATATATCGCCGACGACCCGAATCTGATCGCCGGGCTCGAAGATGCTCTTGGCTTTAAGCCGGCCGCGCCGAGCTCAGACGCGCCCTCAAAGCAAGCGATGAACCCGAAATTCACGTTGCTCGAGGGGATGAAAGCACACCTCGGCTCGTTCCTCGGCGCCGGCGCCTCCGTGCTCAGCGCCGCCCTCTTCATTGGGCTCGTCGAGGGTTCCTGGGCGCTCGCCGCGAGCATCAGCGTGGGCGCGCTATTGCTCGGGCTGCCGACCTATATGCTCTGGCAATCCCTTCGGGTGGGCCGGCTGCGCGCCACCTTCGACGCGCACACCGTCACCGTCGCCGGCGGCGTCTTTCGCCACTTTAGCCACCACACCGCTGCCTGCCATATAAAGGGCGTCTCCACCGTTCAATACCCTGCCAGCAGCCGCGGCGCGCTTAGCATCGCCACCGGCGGCGGGTTCACGATGAAGATCGACTTCTTGCCGGCGATTCGCGTGCTCCACGACCGCCTCGACAGCCTGCTGCTCGACCGCCGTGTCGCATCGCTCGAGGCTGGCTCTGCCAGTGAATTTCGACCCAATGCCGCAACTGAGGCGATGCGCCATTTCGGCCGCTTCGCGCTCTTGATTCTCCCCATTTTGACGATGCCGATCTCGCTGCCGTGGGTGGCCTTGCGCAGCAAGCGCACGCGTTATCGAGTCGAAGGCGACCGCATCTTTATCGAACTTCCGCTGGTCTATCATTATCGCCGAAGCGTGGTCTTTGAGCGTATCGACCACCTTGAGAGCAGCCGAAATATGGCCAATAAACTCTTCGGCACCCGCGATGTCGAGGTCTACACGGTCGGCAGCAGCGCGGTGGATATTCGGCTGCGCGCCCTCAAAGAGGGGGAGCAAATATTGGCGCTGATTCGCGAGCGGATGGCCGAAGCCACGACATCTCAAGAGCAAATAGAGTCGCAGCCGGCCTGACGCGGCCGGCCCTTTAGCGCTGCGCGGGGCGGGTGTTTTCGGGCGCGGCGGGCGGCATCAACTTCATGGCGCCCCACCAGAGCAGGGCGCTGAGCACGGCGAGGCCGACGGTCATCATGGCGATTTCGCTCGGGGTGCTCGCCTCGGCCTCGGCGCCGGTGGAGGTGAGCGCCGGGATGATCAGCGCGTTCGTCGTATTGAGCGAGGCGTGGGCCAGAACCGCCGGCAGCAGGCTGCCGCTTCGGATGGTGAGATGGGCGAGGAACGCGCCGAGAATCCAGAGGCCCGGGCCCGAGATCGGGTTTAAGTGGAAGGCAGCGAACATAAATCCGTTGACGGTCACGGCGACCGCCACGCGCTCAACTTTGCGTTGTTCCTGAAGGATGGTTCCGCGGAACAGCGCCTCTTCGCAGATCGGGGCGGCGACGCAGACCGCGAGGATGCCGACGACGCGCTCCCAGCCCTTGGCCTCGGTGATCAGCTCGGCGACCTGGGCCATATAACCCTCGGCGAATTCCTTGACCGCCGGGATGGTCTCAATCATCAGGGTGGCGATGCTCGAGGCGAGCATGCCGAGCGCGACGGCGGCCAGGATCGAGACCGCAAGCGCCTGCGGCGAGACCGTCAGCCCGAATTTGGGCCACTTCGCCGCCGAATCCTTGAGCGCGAATCTCCACAGGAGCGCTGCCCCCAGGATGCCGATGAATTGCCCCACGAAGGACGAGATATGCAGGCCCAGCGCCAGGAAGATAAGCGTGCCGACGATGGCAAAAAAGATAAAGCTCAAAAAGGTGAGCAGATAGGCGCCGGCGTTGCTATTCTCGATGCTTTTTCGGAAAGATGACACGTTGGGCCTGGGCGTTATGGGTGGGTCATTTACTCGGGCGAAACCCCGCAATATACCCCTCAGGCTTACTCTCAGCGCGCGCTGAATTCAAGCGCTTGCCGCGCGTGGGACAGCGCGCGCGCCCCGGAGCCGGGCGGGAATCTTGAGGTCTTGCTTCGAGTTTCAATGTCGCGTACGAGGTGCGCGTCGGAACTCTCCGCACCAACCCCTCCAAAAGAAGTCCATCCTATGAGCCGCCCCAGTACTGACTATCCCGCCATGCGCGCGCAGATTCGAGATGATGTGGAACCCCAAGAAAACGATGGTTTTGTAGGCCGCCAGGAAGAGCATAAGCCCGAAATTACGGGGAAATCCTACGTCTTATTGGTGATCATCCTTGGCTCGCTGTCGGCCCTGGGGCCGCTCGCGATCGATATGTATTTGCCGAGCTTCAAGGCGATCGCGACGGACTTCAATACCGACCTCGCCCGGGTCGAGTGGACGCTCGCGACCTATTTTATCGGGTTGTCGCTGGGGCAGTTATTCTACGGACCGATCGCGGATCGCTACGGCCGAAAGCTCCCGCTTTACACAGGATTGCTGACCTTCGCGCTGACCTCGGCGGCCTGCACCTTCGCGGTCGGGGTGGAGTCCCTGGCGGCGCTGCGCTTCTTCCAGGCGCTGGGCGGTTGCGCCCAGATGGTGGTCGCCCGGGCGGTGGTGCGCGACCTCTTCGAGGAGCGCCGGGCCGCGCGGGTCTTCTCGGCGTTGATCCTGGTCATGGGGATTGCCCCGATCGTCGCGCCGGTCATCGGCGGCTGGTTGGTCGTCGGCTTCGGGTGGCGCTCGATCTTCTGGGTTCAGGCGGGCGCGGCGTTGTTGGTGCTGCTCGCGGTGTCGCAATTCTTGGACGAGAGCCTACCCGAAGAGCGCCGCCGACGTCGCAGCGTGGGCGAAATTCTGAGCGTCTATCGCGAACTCTTTAAGCATCGCCTCTTCATGGCGAATACCGTCTCAGGCAGCCTCGCCTCGGCGTCGCTCTTCGCCTATATCGGCGGCTCGCCCTTCGTTTTTATGGAGTACTTTGGCGTCTCCGAGGCGCATTTTGGCTATTTTTTCGGCGCCAACGCCTTCGGCCTGGTGATCGCCGCCCAATTTAACGGGGCCATCAGCGACCGCATCGACCCGCGCCGCTCGGTGCGGGTGGCGATGTTCGTCGCGACCGCGGCGATGTTCGTTTTATTGCCAATTACGCTGCTGAAGATCGGTGGGTTTTATCTCTTCCTGGTGCCGCTCTTTGTCTTCATCGCCAGCCTCGGGTTTATCCTGCCCTCGACCACGGCGCTGGCCCTGGCGCCCCACGGCGAGAACGCCGGCAGCGCGTCGGCGGTCTACGGGTTCTTGCAGTTTTTGCTCAGTGGGATCGGGGCGTTTATCGTCAGCTCGGTGCATGACGACACCGCGCGCCCGATGGTCGCGGCGATCGCGGTGTGCATCACGGCCTCGCTGCTGATCAACCTGATCTTCGGCGAGAGCGCGCGGGCCTAAGGATGGGGTTGGAGCGCGGCTCGATTAGCCCTCGGTCGAGGCTTCGGTCGAGATTTCGGGCAGCGGTTTTTTTCGCTTGGGTAACAGCGGGCTGGCAAGGGCGATGACGACGTTGACGACCGCGCCGACGAGCAAACCAAAGACCCCCGGGAGGAGGATGCCGACCACGGTGCTCAGCGGTCCGGTCGCGGCGGCCCAGGCGTTTAGCAGGTCGCCGATCGCGTGGATATTATGGGCATAGAGCCCGCCGCCCACCAAAAACATCGCGATGGTGCCGATCACGCTCAAGCTCTTCATCACCCAGGGGGCCGCGCGCAACATGCCGCGTCCGATGGCGTGCAGGATGCGCGTCATCACGCCGTCGCCTTTGCGTTGCGTAAGGTAGAGCCCCACATTGTCGATCTTCACGATGCCCGCGACCAGCCCGTAAACCGCGCCGGTGGCGACGGCGGAAATTGCGGCGAGGACGCCCAATTGCACCGGCAGGGATTGGGTCGACACGACGCCCAGGGTCAGCACGACGATCTCGGCCGACAGGATAAAGTCGGTGCGGATTGCTCCTTTGACCCGCTCTTTTTCGTAGGCGACCATATCGACCGGAGGCAGCACCTTGGCCGCCTGCTTGGGGTCGAATTCGCCCGCCGGTTTGGCGTCCTTATGCTTCTTTTTGAAGAAATAATGATAGACCTTATGGAAGCCCTCATAGCATAAAAATGTGCCGCCAATCAGCAATAGGACCGGGATAATCTGGGGTAAAAACGCGCTGATAAGCAGGGCCGCCGGCACCAGGATGACCTTATTAAGCGCGGCGCCCTTGCAGACCGCCCAGACCACCGGCCACTCGCGCTCCTGGCCCATGCCGGTAACCTGCTCGGCGTTTAGGGCGAGGTCGTCGCCGAGGACGCCGGCGGTTTGTTTGACCGCGACGCGGGTCATCACCGAGATATCGTCGAGCAGCGTGGCGACATCGTCGAGCAGCGCAAAAAAGCTAAATCCGGCCATAATCTAAGGTCCTGATGCGGGTATCTAATTTGAGTTTATTTGTTCTCAAGCCACTGAGCGATGAGCGGCCATGTTTCAATTTCTGCGTTTTTTCCGACCATAAATCCCCAATGGCCGTAATGCTCGCGCGTGCGCCCTTCGCCAGGTGAATCCGGCCCGAGGATGATGCTGTGGGCCGCGGGGCCCAGGCGTCTGGCGGTGCTTACGACAGATGCTGCCGAGACCTGTGCGTCTCGGCTTCCGCCGAGTATGCGCAGCGGGAATGGGAAATTCGCCCCGTTTTCGAGCAGGCAATAGCCGTCGTCAAGTTTAATGCCGCCGGGCTCCAAAAGCCCCGACAGCGAGACGAGCAGGCTCGCCGGGATATCCTCGAAGCAATTGGCGTAGAGCTCGCGATGCGCCTGCCCCTCGATATTGGTCGGCCACACCTGAAATGGCGCCCCGACGCGCACCGCGCGCCCGACCGCCGGCGCGAATCCGCGCATGATGGAGCGAAAGGGGATGATCCCGAGGCGGTCGAAGGCCGGACGGATCTTGAGCAACTGAGACATGCCGCGCCTGGGGTCCTCGAACTCCAGCGCGCTGCCCAGCGCGATCGCCTGGCCGATCGGCGCCGATGGGTTCAAAATCCCGTAGGACATCAGCAGCATGCCGCCCATGC encodes:
- a CDS encoding Bcr/CflA family multidrug efflux MFS transporter, with product MSRPSTDYPAMRAQIRDDVEPQENDGFVGRQEEHKPEITGKSYVLLVIILGSLSALGPLAIDMYLPSFKAIATDFNTDLARVEWTLATYFIGLSLGQLFYGPIADRYGRKLPLYTGLLTFALTSAACTFAVGVESLAALRFFQALGGCAQMVVARAVVRDLFEERRAARVFSALILVMGIAPIVAPVIGGWLVVGFGWRSIFWVQAGAALLVLLAVSQFLDESLPEERRRRRSVGEILSVYRELFKHRLFMANTVSGSLASASLFAYIGGSPFVFMEYFGVSEAHFGYFFGANAFGLVIAAQFNGAISDRIDPRRSVRVAMFVATAAMFVLLPITLLKIGGFYLFLVPLFVFIASLGFILPSTTALALAPHGENAGSASAVYGFLQFLLSGIGAFIVSSVHDDTARPMVAAIAVCITASLLINLIFGESARA
- a CDS encoding type II CAAX endopeptidase family protein, which encodes MSSFRKSIENSNAGAYLLTFLSFIFFAIVGTLIFLALGLHISSFVGQFIGILGAALLWRFALKDSAAKWPKFGLTVSPQALAVSILAAVALGMLASSIATLMIETIPAVKEFAEGYMAQVAELITEAKGWERVVGILAVCVAAPICEEALFRGTILQEQRKVERVAVAVTVNGFMFAAFHLNPISGPGLWILGAFLAHLTIRSGSLLPAVLAHASLNTTNALIIPALTSTGAEAEASTPSEIAMMTVGLAVLSALLWWGAMKLMPPAAPENTRPAQR
- a CDS encoding alpha/beta fold hydrolase, which gives rise to MENQPNPKFLPLLDLKRPWQAYIQAPGRAEHYEVRTEDGLILALRRVRPFGYVDAVAGVARPAVMLLHGLAANHRGFHFRGRSLAEWLTRRGFDVWLPELRGHGDSQFHGVGWRYSDYLRYDLPAIIATIQQHASSEKIHWIGHSMGGMLLMSYGILNPSAPIGQAIALGSALEFEDPRRGMSQLLKIRPAFDRLGIIPFRSIMRGFAPAVGRAVRVGAPFQVWPTNIEGQAHRELYANCFEDIPASLLVSLSGLLEPGGIKLDDGYCLLENGANFPFPLRILGGSRDAQVSAASVVSTARRLGPAAHSIILGPDSPGEGRTREHYGHWGFMVGKNAEIETWPLIAQWLENK
- a CDS encoding DUF808 domain-containing protein is translated as MAGFSFFALLDDVATLLDDISVMTRVAVKQTAGVLGDDLALNAEQVTGMGQEREWPVVWAVCKGAALNKVILVPAALLISAFLPQIIPVLLLIGGTFLCYEGFHKVYHYFFKKKHKDAKPAGEFDPKQAAKVLPPVDMVAYEKERVKGAIRTDFILSAEIVVLTLGVVSTQSLPVQLGVLAAISAVATGAVYGLVAGIVKIDNVGLYLTQRKGDGVMTRILHAIGRGMLRAAPWVMKSLSVIGTIAMFLVGGGLYAHNIHAIGDLLNAWAAATGPLSTVVGILLPGVFGLLVGAVVNVVIALASPLLPKRKKPLPEISTEASTEG